A single Perognathus longimembris pacificus isolate PPM17 chromosome 17, ASM2315922v1, whole genome shotgun sequence DNA region contains:
- the LOC125365819 gene encoding olfactory receptor 1468-like, whose translation MTERNKTITSEFLLLGLPIKPEHQHLFYALFLTMYLTTVLGNLLIIVLIRLDPHLHTPMYLLLSNLSFSDLCFSSVTMPKLLQNMQSQVPAIPYAGCLTQMYFFLYFGDLESFLLLAMAYDRYVAICFPLHYTSIMSPKLCVGLMVLSWVLTTLHALLHTLLVARLSFCGNNTIPHFFCDLSALVKLACSDTHVNELVIFIMGCLIIVAPFLLIVMSYARIVSSILKVLSVRSIHKVFSTCGSHLAVVSLFYGTAGALYLCPSADNSTMKETVMAMMYTVVTPMLNPFIYSLRNRDMNGALRRIFYKKKIPSFQ comes from the coding sequence atgacagaaagaaacaaaactatcACCTCAGAGTTCCTCCTCCTGGGCCTGCCCATCAAACCTGAGCACCAGCATCTGTTCTATGCCCTCTTTCTGACTATGTACCTTACCACTGTCCTGGGGAACCTCCTCATCATTGTCCTCATTCGACTGGACCCCCATCTCCACACACCCATGTATTTGCTTCTCAGCAACTTGTCCTTCTCTGACCTCTGCTTTTCCTCTGTCACCATGCCCAAACTATTACAGAACATGCAGAGCCAAGTCCCTGCCATCCCCTATGCAGGCTGCCTGACACAGATGTACTTCTTCCTGTATTTTGGAGACCTAGAGAGCTTCCTCCTTTTggccatggcctatgaccgctatgtggccatctgcttcCCCTTACACTACACCAGCATCATGAGCCCCAAGCTGTGTGTGGGTCTGATGGTGCTGTCCTGGGTACTGACCACGTTGCATGCCTTGTTGCACACCCTGCTCGTGGCCAGACTGTCATTCTGTGGGAACAACACGATCccccactttttctgtgatttgtcTGCTCTTGTGAAACTGGCCTGCTCTGACACTCATGTCAATGAGTTGGTGATATTTATCATGGGATGTCTTATAATTGTCGCTCCATTTCTACTCATAGTCATGTCTTATGCAAGAATTGTCTCCTCCATCCTCAAGGTCCTTTCAGTTAGAAGTATCCACAAGGTGTTCTCTACCTGTGGCTCCCATCTCGCTGTGGTGTCACTGTTCTATGGGACAGCTGGTGCTCTCTACTTATGTCCATCAGCTGATAACTCTACCATGAAGGAGACTGTCATGGCGATGATGTACACGGTGGTGACCCCCATGCTGAACCCTTtcatctacagcctgaggaacagAGACATGAATGGCGCCCTGAGAAGAATATTTTATAAGAAGAAAATTCCCTCTTTCCAATAA